The Caldicellulosiruptor changbaiensis genome has a segment encoding these proteins:
- a CDS encoding TrkH family potassium uptake protein, with the protein MDKSVFKSDHIELRHVLYMTGKTLSAIGLVEIIAVITSLLYKEWNMAFNLMIGTGLFFVLSFIFIFIGRDTKDQRFSWGAGMSMVGLTWALGGLISAIPPYLSGHFASYLDAFFEVMSGYTTTGLVLIQDLDHAPMGLNMWRHLITYIGGQGMVLMTLSFLASGMRGLLKVYMGEARDEQIFPNVIHTARIIWFVSLLYLVLGTTALTITGVLIGLPLDMAFFRGLWMFLGGWDTAGFAPQSQNAMYFHSTSYEIISMMIMLLGTINFALHYFILSGNYKEGIRNAEIKSLFVTITSLSVLGIIALKVVYSTPIIAFRKVFYHFVSAHTGTGFATLYSQQFFYEWSDAAIILIVIAMLAGGSVCSTAGGIKALRIAILANALVNDIKKMIRPDSAVVVEKFHHLKEVALQDRHVRNASIIVLLYIVTFTIGTLAGTFYGYPLKQAMFESASALGNVGLSSGITQPSMPDGLKVIYIFMMWVGRLEFMSVIALFAFLFKEAREG; encoded by the coding sequence ATGGACAAGTCTGTTTTTAAAAGCGACCATATAGAGTTAAGACATGTCCTTTACATGACAGGAAAGACATTAAGTGCAATTGGGCTTGTTGAAATAATTGCAGTTATTACATCTTTGTTATACAAAGAATGGAATATGGCTTTTAATTTAATGATTGGTACAGGACTATTTTTTGTGTTGAGTTTTATTTTTATTTTCATCGGAAGAGACACAAAAGACCAGAGGTTTTCATGGGGCGCAGGAATGAGCATGGTAGGGCTAACATGGGCGCTGGGTGGATTGATTTCAGCCATACCACCTTATCTTTCAGGTCATTTTGCTTCGTATTTAGATGCATTTTTTGAAGTGATGAGTGGGTATACAACAACCGGCCTTGTTTTAATCCAAGACCTTGACCATGCACCAATGGGGCTTAATATGTGGCGACACTTAATCACATATATTGGCGGACAAGGCATGGTGCTCATGACCTTGAGCTTTTTAGCCTCCGGTATGCGCGGGCTTTTAAAAGTTTACATGGGCGAGGCAAGAGATGAGCAAATCTTCCCAAATGTCATTCACACTGCAAGAATAATCTGGTTTGTAAGCCTTTTGTATTTGGTTCTGGGCACAACGGCACTTACAATAACCGGAGTTTTAATTGGTCTTCCTCTTGATATGGCATTTTTCAGGGGTCTTTGGATGTTTTTGGGCGGTTGGGACACAGCCGGGTTTGCACCACAATCTCAAAATGCAATGTATTTTCATAGCACATCATATGAAATTATTAGTATGATGATAATGCTATTAGGAACAATAAACTTTGCTCTGCACTATTTTATCCTGAGTGGAAATTACAAAGAAGGAATCAGAAATGCTGAGATAAAAAGCTTGTTTGTGACAATAACATCCCTAAGCGTTTTAGGAATAATTGCTCTCAAGGTAGTTTATTCAACACCAATTATTGCTTTTAGAAAGGTGTTTTACCACTTTGTATCTGCTCATACAGGTACAGGTTTTGCAACACTTTATTCACAGCAGTTTTTCTATGAGTGGTCAGATGCGGCTATTATACTCATTGTAATAGCAATGCTTGCAGGTGGGTCTGTGTGCTCAACTGCAGGTGGTATTAAAGCACTCAGAATTGCAATATTGGCAAATGCTCTTGTGAATGATATCAAAAAAATGATTCGACCAGATTCTGCTGTTGTTGTTGAGAAATTTCATCATTTAAAAGAGGTGGCTTTGCAAGACAGGCATGTGAGAAATGCATCTATCATTGTCCTTTTGTACATTGTAACATTTACTATTGGCACTTTGGCTGGCACTTTTTATGGATACCCTCTAAAACAGGCAATGTTTGAGTCTGCCTCAGCGCTTGGCAATGTTGGACTCTCAAGCGGGATTACCCAACCTTCAATGCCAGATGGTTTAAAAGTGATTTATATTTTCATGATGTGGGTTGGAAGGCTTGAGTTTATGTCTGTAATAGCTCTTTTTGCATTCTTATTTAAAGAAGCAAGGGAAGGATAG
- a CDS encoding potassium channel family protein — protein sequence MRVVIVGGGKVGYFLTKLLVESGKYHITVIEEQPELCRKVAEEFSNVTVIEGDGTSLDTLSDAKVHKCDFFIAVTGKDEDNLIACQLAKRVFEVKRTIARANNPKNINVMKRLGVDNVISSTDIIAKIIEHEVEIEPLSVLATLKNGEIIVFQTVVQKNSPAAYKKIAEVPFPKESIIGAIIRENETFVPSGDSVILPGDTLLVIINERDRGQFKKLISSK from the coding sequence ATGAGAGTTGTCATTGTTGGTGGTGGAAAGGTAGGATATTTTTTGACAAAGCTCTTGGTCGAAAGCGGAAAATATCACATAACTGTGATTGAGGAGCAGCCAGAGCTTTGCAGAAAAGTTGCTGAAGAGTTTTCAAATGTAACTGTGATAGAAGGAGATGGCACTTCGCTTGATACACTTTCTGATGCAAAGGTTCATAAGTGTGACTTTTTTATTGCCGTCACAGGAAAGGATGAAGACAACCTAATAGCGTGTCAGCTTGCAAAAAGAGTGTTTGAGGTCAAAAGAACAATTGCAAGGGCGAACAATCCAAAAAACATCAATGTAATGAAGCGGCTTGGGGTGGACAATGTTATATCATCAACAGATATCATTGCAAAGATTATAGAGCATGAAGTGGAGATAGAGCCTTTGTCTGTTCTTGCAACACTCAAAAATGGTGAAATCATAGTGTTCCAGACAGTTGTGCAGAAAAATTCACCTGCTGCATACAAAAAGATTGCAGAGGTCCCATTTCCAAAAGAGAGCATCATCGGCGCAATAATAAGGGAAAATGAAACATTTGTACCCTCTGGTGACAGTGTAATTCTCCCTGGAGATACTCTTTTGGTCATCATCAATGAAAGGGATAGGGGCCAATTTAAAAAGCTTATTTCTTCAAAATAA
- a CDS encoding potassium channel family protein, translating to MYIIVVGCGKVGSTLAKSLADEGHDVVVIDSDAKNFERLGPDFNGMKIQGVVIDEDVLKQAGIERADALAAVTPDDSTNIMTAQIAEEIYQVPKVIARIYDPLREDIFHSLGLETICPTTLAVEYIKSILLSREIRHKHRFGKDDVFFKYVTPKRDDIGKGLDKIVLPENCYLFGIIRNEHFYFKNKNIKLQENDIMVIAEKKVNQ from the coding sequence TTGTATATCATAGTGGTTGGGTGCGGGAAAGTTGGGTCTACTTTAGCAAAGTCGCTTGCTGATGAAGGTCATGATGTTGTTGTTATAGATTCTGATGCAAAAAACTTTGAAAGGCTTGGACCTGACTTTAACGGCATGAAGATTCAAGGTGTTGTGATTGATGAGGATGTGCTAAAACAGGCAGGGATTGAAAGAGCAGATGCACTGGCAGCAGTAACACCTGATGATAGTACAAACATTATGACAGCCCAAATAGCAGAAGAGATTTATCAAGTTCCAAAAGTGATTGCAAGAATTTATGATCCGCTGCGGGAAGACATTTTCCACTCGCTTGGTCTTGAGACAATCTGTCCAACAACCTTGGCTGTTGAGTACATCAAATCAATCTTGCTTTCACGTGAGATTCGTCATAAGCACAGGTTTGGCAAAGATGATGTGTTTTTCAAATATGTCACACCAAAAAGAGATGATATTGGAAAAGGCTTGGATAAGATAGTTTTGCCTGAAAACTGTTATCTTTTTGGTATAATCCGAAATGAACATTTTTACTTTAAGAATAAGAACATAAAACTCCAGGAAAATGATATTATGGTAATTGCTGAGAAGAAGGTGAATCAATGA
- a CDS encoding SpoIID/LytB domain-containing protein — protein MKKKACCGVALLIIFVFLSVSILPTFSQTQIPQWIRIGIYYADMYGSSRPVLETKIYAKGGLYIGISDDKNFITVANTQKDTLIVSKDVYKKDGKEGANIHIAVGRYISYATAKNALRDYLGAYKDAFVGYINNGYSVLIGSFDNLQDAKKLQSKLGGAALYSSETMVLVKDEKGKVLFAFDGQNSKFLMLIPQQENGIERIKVDNRWYRGRVEFKRIKGSDMTVINVSKLEEYLYGVIRMEIDPLWNIEAVKAFAVIARTYAVRNLNRHGALGFDLCPTDHCQVYGGAVDGTYGEKRAILAVDSTRGEIITYKGRPIDAVYFSSTGGIPTEDSENVWMYPVEYLRSVDNSKEAKNSKSSWTFQFTKDEIKNMLKKKNIDVGDILDIKVLEYTKAGRVLRLKIVGTAGEYECQKEATRLLFGLYSQAYTIVTDADVNVVDENGKVKRTRIGNNKILTENGESVLNGKINSEQTVDSSIYSSAKNDVFSAVYDVIYSGDETRSNSGAGGSVSAASTVKVVKEDGTVEEVPVIPTTYTFNGKGWGHGVGMSQWGAKGLADSGYNYKQIIKHYYTGVEIEKR, from the coding sequence TTGAAAAAGAAAGCTTGCTGCGGGGTCGCTTTGTTAATTATCTTTGTTTTTCTTTCAGTTAGTATATTACCCACATTTTCGCAAACTCAAATCCCACAGTGGATAAGAATAGGAATATACTATGCTGACATGTATGGCAGCTCAAGGCCTGTGCTTGAAACAAAAATCTATGCAAAAGGCGGACTTTACATAGGAATTTCTGATGACAAAAACTTTATCACAGTTGCAAATACGCAGAAAGATACTTTAATTGTTTCAAAGGACGTATACAAAAAAGATGGCAAAGAAGGGGCAAACATACACATTGCAGTAGGCAGGTATATATCCTATGCTACTGCAAAGAATGCTCTAAGAGACTATTTGGGTGCATATAAAGATGCTTTTGTGGGCTATATAAACAATGGATACTCTGTACTGATTGGCAGTTTTGACAATCTTCAAGATGCTAAAAAACTCCAATCAAAACTTGGAGGGGCAGCCCTCTATTCTTCTGAAACAATGGTGCTTGTGAAGGATGAAAAAGGAAAAGTTCTTTTTGCTTTTGATGGGCAAAACAGTAAATTCTTAATGCTCATTCCACAACAGGAAAATGGTATAGAGAGGATAAAAGTTGACAACAGGTGGTATCGAGGAAGAGTTGAGTTTAAGCGCATAAAGGGCAGTGATATGACTGTTATAAACGTTTCAAAATTGGAAGAGTACTTATATGGTGTTATAAGGATGGAGATAGACCCGCTTTGGAACATAGAGGCTGTTAAGGCATTTGCAGTCATTGCAAGGACATATGCTGTGAGGAATTTAAACAGACATGGTGCTTTGGGTTTTGACCTGTGCCCTACAGACCATTGCCAAGTGTATGGTGGGGCGGTTGATGGCACATACGGTGAAAAGAGGGCAATTTTAGCTGTTGACTCAACAAGAGGCGAGATAATAACATATAAAGGCAGACCAATTGATGCTGTGTACTTTTCATCAACAGGTGGAATTCCAACAGAAGATTCTGAAAATGTGTGGATGTATCCTGTTGAGTATTTGAGGTCTGTTGATAACTCAAAAGAGGCGAAAAATTCAAAGTCATCATGGACTTTCCAGTTCACAAAAGATGAGATAAAAAATATGCTGAAGAAGAAAAATATTGATGTAGGGGATATATTGGATATAAAAGTCTTAGAGTATACAAAGGCTGGAAGGGTATTAAGGCTCAAAATTGTTGGAACAGCTGGTGAGTACGAGTGCCAGAAAGAAGCAACAAGGCTTTTGTTTGGACTTTATAGCCAGGCATATACAATCGTAACAGATGCAGATGTCAATGTTGTAGATGAAAATGGCAAAGTAAAGCGAACAAGGATTGGTAACAATAAGATTCTTACTGAAAATGGTGAAAGTGTGTTAAATGGAAAAATAAACTCTGAGCAGACTGTTGATAGCAGTATTTATTCATCTGCAAAGAATGATGTTTTTTCAGCTGTATATGATGTTATTTATTCAGGTGATGAAACACGCTCAAACTCTGGGGCAGGCGGCAGCGTGTCAGCAGCTTCTACAGTAAAGGTTGTAAAAGAAGATGGGACAGTAGAAGAGGTACCTGTCATTCCTACAACATACACATTCAACGGCAAAGGCTGGGGACATGGTGTTGGTATGAGCCAGTGGGGCGCAAAAGGCCTTGCTGACAGTGGGTATAACTATAAACAGATTATAAAACACTATTACACAGGGGTTGAAATTGAGAAAAGATGA
- the queA gene encoding tRNA preQ1(34) S-adenosylmethionine ribosyltransferase-isomerase QueA produces the protein MKKWKLSDFHYDLPEELIAQKPVEPRDSSRLMVIHPDGRIDHRIFRDIIEYLNEGDCLVLNNSKVIPARLIGQREDTGSFIEFLLVKRLNIDTWEVMTRPGKKARKGRRFVFGDGRLKAEVLHVNQDEGTRIVRFEYEGVFEDILESLGEIPLPPYIKEKLENVERYQTVYSKVPGSAAAPTAGLHFTEELLDRISKKGVEVLYVTLHVGLGTFKPVKVENIEEHKMHEEYYEISEDVAEKINEAKKLGKRVIAVGTTSCRVLESAAVEKGLVKAQKGWTDIFIYPGYEFKILDGLVTNFHLPDTTLMMLVCAFGGYERIINAYKIAVEQRYRFFSFGDAMLILK, from the coding sequence ATGAAAAAGTGGAAACTCAGCGACTTTCACTATGACCTGCCAGAAGAACTAATAGCACAAAAACCAGTTGAGCCGCGCGACTCTTCGAGGCTTATGGTAATTCATCCAGATGGCAGGATAGATCACAGGATTTTTCGCGATATTATAGAGTATTTAAATGAAGGTGACTGCTTGGTTCTTAACAACTCAAAGGTAATTCCAGCACGTTTGATAGGCCAGCGAGAGGACACAGGCAGTTTTATTGAGTTTTTGCTTGTAAAAAGACTCAACATAGATACATGGGAGGTTATGACCCGCCCAGGCAAGAAAGCGCGAAAGGGAAGAAGATTTGTATTTGGAGATGGAAGACTAAAGGCCGAGGTTCTTCATGTAAACCAAGATGAAGGTACACGAATTGTCAGGTTTGAGTATGAAGGTGTATTTGAAGATATTTTAGAAAGCCTTGGGGAGATTCCACTTCCACCTTATATCAAAGAAAAGCTTGAAAATGTAGAAAGATACCAGACAGTGTACAGCAAAGTGCCGGGGTCTGCTGCAGCACCTACTGCAGGGCTTCACTTTACAGAAGAGCTTCTGGATAGAATATCAAAAAAAGGTGTTGAAGTGTTGTATGTTACTCTTCACGTTGGACTTGGCACATTTAAGCCTGTAAAGGTTGAGAATATTGAAGAGCACAAGATGCATGAAGAGTACTATGAGATATCTGAAGATGTGGCAGAGAAAATAAATGAGGCAAAAAAACTTGGCAAAAGAGTAATTGCAGTTGGGACAACATCGTGCAGGGTTTTGGAGTCAGCAGCAGTTGAAAAAGGCTTGGTAAAAGCACAAAAAGGATGGACAGATATCTTCATCTACCCAGGTTATGAGTTTAAAATTTTAGATGGGCTTGTTACAAACTTTCATCTTCCGGATACTACGTTAATGATGCTTGTCTGTGCGTTTGGTGGGTATGAGAGGATAATAAATGCATATAAAATAGCTGTTGAGCAGCGTTATAGATTTTTCAGTTTTGGAGATGCTATGTTGATTTTGAAATAA
- a CDS encoding TIGR02677 family protein — MTQFTIPLLAQMKQFKYLTEPNAERYRAIMRFCFLNHMQYKNRLTKDEIYSFLKTLPNFSDYTEEMCEQDLKSLVDWGNLKSTQDTSKTATLQEFKNKRFLYELTSIGLRIERFLFELENSQETKAELNPKHIEKIYGLLISIDSVLKDPRKQAVDWWDELTSAFVEIEKSYTEYISMLTSSEYESLMIKEKFLEYKSKLLHYLYNFHDMFQSYLPRIRALFLNLPQHKVDELLMYVIQAEKDHPKNIFKDSSAIESYIKGRWQNIKDWFVSPNGQAERLLEQIQQIIRKVSSYAARLSESSTLKINRTEEYKHLAKLFSNLDISECHKLSSVVFGVMCPKYITGDFPRATESTTISILDLPSFKVPLKSRGRLIREKIKVVPASEFSEEKKKRFEEYKKKIEEENELLQSLLKGNKIEFEKLPRITPEVRKRLFVWLSRGLSSKVANTDSGKKFRVIRPQDDKRCILECTDGKMDMPAYILEFVDE, encoded by the coding sequence ATGACACAATTTACAATACCTCTTCTTGCACAAATGAAACAGTTTAAATATCTCACTGAGCCAAATGCAGAAAGGTACAGGGCTATTATGAGGTTTTGCTTTTTAAATCACATGCAGTACAAAAACAGGCTGACAAAGGACGAGATATACAGCTTTTTAAAGACTCTTCCAAACTTTTCTGACTACACAGAAGAGATGTGCGAGCAAGACCTCAAAAGCCTTGTTGACTGGGGTAATCTCAAATCTACCCAAGATACCTCTAAAACAGCCACCTTGCAAGAGTTCAAAAACAAAAGGTTTTTGTACGAGCTTACCTCAATTGGACTTAGGATAGAAAGGTTTTTGTTTGAGCTTGAAAATTCACAGGAAACAAAAGCAGAGCTAAACCCAAAACATATAGAAAAGATATATGGGCTTTTGATTAGCATTGATTCGGTTTTGAAAGATCCTCGAAAACAGGCAGTTGATTGGTGGGATGAGCTAACAAGCGCATTTGTGGAGATAGAAAAGAGCTATACAGAGTACATTTCTATGCTGACATCCTCTGAATATGAAAGTCTAATGATAAAAGAAAAGTTTTTAGAATATAAGTCAAAACTTTTACATTACCTTTACAATTTTCATGACATGTTTCAAAGTTATCTGCCAAGAATAAGGGCTTTATTTTTGAACTTGCCACAACACAAAGTAGATGAGCTTTTGATGTACGTAATCCAAGCAGAAAAGGACCATCCAAAGAATATTTTCAAAGATAGCAGTGCTATAGAAAGCTACATCAAAGGCAGATGGCAGAATATAAAAGATTGGTTTGTCAGTCCAAACGGGCAGGCAGAAAGACTTCTTGAGCAGATTCAGCAGATAATTAGAAAGGTTTCAAGTTATGCAGCAAGGCTTTCAGAGTCCTCAACACTTAAAATAAACAGAACAGAGGAGTATAAACATTTAGCAAAATTGTTTTCAAATCTTGACATATCAGAGTGCCATAAGTTATCTTCTGTTGTATTTGGTGTGATGTGTCCAAAATATATCACAGGTGATTTTCCAAGAGCCACCGAATCAACAACTATTAGCATTCTTGACCTTCCAAGTTTTAAAGTGCCTTTGAAATCACGAGGAAGATTAATAAGAGAAAAGATCAAAGTGGTCCCTGCAAGCGAGTTTTCTGAAGAAAAGAAGAAAAGGTTTGAAGAGTACAAAAAGAAGATTGAAGAAGAAAATGAGCTTTTGCAAAGCCTCCTTAAAGGAAACAAAATAGAGTTTGAAAAGCTTCCCAGGATTACACCAGAGGTAAGAAAAAGGCTTTTTGTGTGGCTGTCACGAGGACTTAGCAGCAAAGTGGCAAACACTGACTCTGGCAAAAAGTTTAGAGTCATAAGACCTCAAGATGATAAAAGGTGTATCTTGGAATGCACTGATGGGAAGATGGACATGCCAGCGTATATCCTTGAGTTTGTTGATGAGTAA
- a CDS encoding TIGR02678 family protein yields the protein MSDLLKLLENFWILKEEDSETFYRLKNLDKETREFIAKNLGLRFITTSNMVKLEKVPLVPKECMGILDFEQPRDYAFLCLVLAFLEDKGPEEQFLLSNITEYIRMNFPDEEVDWTLYSNRRSLIRVLKFCEKMRMIRIDDGNQEEFAENSEAEVLYESTGISRYFMRIFPKSITEYGSWQEILNSEFEFTNGISQPISDIKRIRAYRGLVVDGSVSFENEDELLYIKRQKVNITSELEKHLPEASFHIFKSFAFLAISENYKNTYPDDSNLCDILLLVASELLSKIEKGEYSLHPTNETSEIHVTSLRSILEDVQKQYKNFWNKEWREKSFEKVFDEFLKFLCELRFAKLQEDGFVVIYPIYLKVVGEYQVSEEGEESI from the coding sequence ATGAGTGATCTTTTGAAACTTCTTGAGAATTTTTGGATATTGAAAGAAGAGGATAGTGAGACATTTTACAGGCTAAAAAATCTTGACAAAGAAACAAGAGAGTTTATTGCAAAAAACTTGGGTTTAAGATTTATAACAACCTCAAACATGGTAAAGCTTGAAAAAGTGCCGCTTGTACCCAAAGAGTGTATGGGAATACTTGATTTTGAACAGCCGCGAGACTATGCATTTTTGTGCCTTGTCCTTGCCTTTTTAGAAGACAAAGGTCCAGAGGAACAATTTTTGCTTTCCAACATCACAGAGTATATAAGGATGAACTTTCCAGATGAAGAGGTTGACTGGACACTTTACTCAAACAGGCGCTCTCTAATCAGAGTGCTTAAGTTTTGCGAGAAGATGAGGATGATAAGAATTGACGATGGGAACCAGGAAGAGTTTGCAGAAAATAGTGAGGCAGAGGTGCTTTACGAGTCGACAGGAATTTCGCGATATTTTATGAGAATATTTCCCAAGAGTATTACTGAGTACGGCAGCTGGCAGGAGATTTTAAATAGTGAATTTGAGTTTACAAACGGAATTTCACAGCCTATATCAGATATCAAAAGGATTAGGGCGTACAGAGGGCTTGTTGTTGATGGCAGTGTCAGTTTTGAGAATGAGGATGAGCTTTTGTATATAAAACGTCAAAAGGTTAACATTACATCAGAGCTTGAAAAACATCTGCCAGAGGCAAGTTTTCATATATTCAAATCTTTTGCGTTTTTGGCTATTAGCGAGAATTATAAAAATACCTATCCTGACGATAGCAACCTATGCGATATTCTTCTTTTGGTCGCAAGCGAGCTTTTATCAAAAATAGAAAAGGGGGAATACAGTCTTCACCCTACAAATGAGACCTCGGAGATTCATGTAACTTCTTTAAGGTCCATTTTAGAAGATGTGCAAAAGCAGTACAAAAATTTCTGGAACAAGGAATGGCGAGAAAAAAGCTTTGAGAAGGTGTTTGACGAGTTTTTGAAGTTTTTGTGTGAACTTCGATTTGCAAAACTGCAAGAAGACGGATTTGTTGTAATCTATCCAATATATCTTAAAGTGGTTGGCGAGTACCAAGTTTCAGAGGAAGGTGAAGAGAGTATTTAA